The sequence below is a genomic window from Osmerus eperlanus unplaced genomic scaffold, fOsmEpe2.1 SCAFFOLD_510, whole genome shotgun sequence.
TCAtcctttaacctgtttacgctcctgtttcgctcgcgagacaaaaatgctgccccccccccccccccagctacgacgcactaaattctaataaatatattttttagacgctacacatgttatacatcattggaaagctacgattcttgtgcttgtagatatgtaaaccatttcaagatcgagtcacaacaacaagtttagtcaacgtctttgtccagtcaccactttggtgttgtttacaaaGCCAAACTCTCTACTTACCCTCAAAGGTTCCGTGTCGTCCTGGtatgcaaacaacacatcaaaacttgatctgcgtacattcccaagggttcaaagtatctaaccatgtaaagtaattcgtccaaatacaatgttttacgttcatgaatagccattatcctttgtttcatcatgcaagttagccgacggaagaaacaacttgttcacataaaagtgcacctttctccggttagcaacggtcTATTTACTATCcaaaggcatcaaaatgtccgctgaaccctccccttttgattgacaccaagATTGACCCAATCGGAGCTTCCATTGCCTGTCCAAGGCCTTCAACAGCCAAGCAACGACTCATCTGAATTGATGGCCCATCACACCCCCACCTGGGTTTTCTTTGTTTGAAGCTCAGCCCAATCAAAACCAATCTTGGAAATGACTGACACGTCTTTTAGCCAATCACATTCTGAAAACAATGATATGGGACTTCCCAGGTAAGTGAAAACATTGAAAAGCTGTACTCTCTGCGTAAATAGCTGCATATGTTCATGCGTTGTGCGCGCTGTTGGAACGGAGATTATTGACGCAGTTGGTTATCGATTTCATCATGGCAAAGAAGACACAGAAAACGAAGTATTGTCTCACAGAAGTTTTGGAAGAAGTAACTGGACATGATAGTGATTTATCAGACAATGTATCCGAGGAAAACACAGATTTTTCTGACTTTGATTCAGAAGCTGAGGATTTATatcaggaaggaggagatatTACCTTGGATAAGTAAGTTTCGTTTTATATTATAAAACATATTTTACTGTATATTCTGCACAAATAAGCTTTAGTTTCAAatccaaaaaaaaaatgttgccgTGTGTTTGTAATCATttgttgtttctttgttccACGTTTCAAGATACTAATAGAGCTACTTTGGCGTTGTAAAAACAATGTTTTATAACATATCAATAAGTAACCCTATTAGTATATCTTATTTAGTGAAACATggaacaaagaaacaacaaacacacgGCAACATTTTGTTTTCGTAATTGTTTTTGTAACTTTATATGCATACATATTTGTTGTTTCACTGAATCAGATCAGATAGCTCCATTTGTCATggtataacattgtttttacatagggttagggttagtatttCTTCTAGCACCAGAAAAACTAtatatttgtgtaaaataacttacaacagaagttcatgtgtgtgtgtttcaatgttTGAACTGCAtttgggggaggtgtgtgtctctttgtttcaaggtgtgaactgagtgtgggggtgggggtggcttTGTTTCAAGGTGTGAACTGAGTGTGGgggtgtctgtgtttcagtgtgtgtgtactgctgatgtagaatacagaaaatatggGAATGGTTTGTAACTGACTGTTTATTTTGTCATTATAGGAAAACATCTGATGAGGACTACGAGCCGGATATTCCTGCTCAAGTCAGCAAGCGGCCCCGTACAGCagcaggacaggaggacagcagCAGCTCATCCAGTGATGAGCCTCAAACTCCCCAGAGAGGTTCTGCCAGCAGGAGAAggccaagaggaagaggaagaggaaggggaagggggagaggcagcagcAGAACCAAAGCTGGAGCGTCAACAAGCCCatctggagagagatggaatgatGTTGACATTCCTGACATAACACCACCTCAGCCTACTTTCAGGCCGACGAACCCACCTGGACCCCAGCTAATTCGGACAGCGACCTACACAGCCCTGCAGCTTTTCCAACTTTTTTGGACAAACTCGGTATTACAAACTATCCTTCTAAACACCAATGAGTTTGGCTTGACTCACCACTCCACACCCACTCACCCCTGGATTGATCTGACATTGCAGGACATGTTTACCTTCATTTCCATGGTCATCTACATGGGTCTAGTAAAATGCTCTACATTTACTGATTACTGGCGAAAGGACAAACTGCACAGCTTCCCTTTCCCAAAACAGGTAATAACCGGGAAGAAGTTCCTCCGAATCTCCAGATCTCTTCATCTGAGTAGCATGGCGGACGATGCTACTAatgagcagaggagaggcacaGCAGCCTTCAACCGTCTTTGCAAGATCAACCCAGTTTACCAGGAGATAAGAGAAGCATGCAAAAGGAACTATCACCCAGGCCAGGATATTGCCATTGACGAGAGGATGGTTGCCTCTAAAGCTCGCATTGGCCTAAAACAATATATGAAAAATAAGCCTGTTCGCTGGGGATACAAACTGTTTGTTCTGGCTGACTCGAAGAGCGGTTACACATGGGACTTTTTTGTGTATGAAGGAAAGCTCCAAGGAAACACTGGCAAGGGTCTCAGCTATGAATCAGTGATGGAGCTAATAGACACACAGTTGCTGGGCACCGGGTACAAACTCTTTGTTGACAATTTCTACACAAGTCCCACCCTTTTCCGAGACCTCCTTCAGAAGAGGATCTGGGCATGCGGAACCATCCGCACAAACAGAATTGGATTCCcgaaaacaaaagaaaacagtTTGGACTCAAAATCTCCCCGCGGCAGCATTCGCTGGATAAGGAACGACCCCCTCCTCTTTGTCCAGTGGCGAGACACAAGGGACGTCTTCCTGTGTTCAACGCTCCACACAGCACATGCACAGGACACGGTGCAGAGGAGGGTCAAAGGTGCAGATCAGCGCTGGATACTGAAAGACATCCCAGTTCCGCCAGTGGTAAAGAACTACAACCAGTGCATGGGTGGAGTGGACCTCTCCGATGCACTGATCGGATACTATAAAGTACTCCACAAGACCCAGAGATGGTACAAGACCTTCTTTTATCATTTCCTGGACATTGGGATTGTGAACGCCTTCCTCCTTCACAAAGACATTGCAAAAGGAAAAGGACAGGTACCTCTGACCCAGAAGGCCTTCAGAGAGACCCTTGCTGTTGAACTGGCAGAGTTGGGGCCTCAACCCTTACCCGGTCCCTCATCTTCCATCGTGACTCAACCCACAGCTAGTCACAGGCCAGTGCATATCAGTGGAGACAGCACCGCTGGTCGGCAGAGGTGCAAACACTGTGGTTTACTGACACCAGTGAAGTGTTCAACCTGCAATGTAGCTTTGTGCTTTGTCCCCAAACGTGACTGCTACAATAACTGGCATGTTGCCAAAAACATTTTGTGAAATTGTCAATAATTAGTGTCAACAATTCACTGTTTGTAAATAGTTTGGTGTGTTTTTCTTATATAAACTAGTTTTTCCACAATAGCTCTTGTTTTGACTCTTTTATTTGCACAAAGTTTAGTTTGAAGAAGGTAAAAAGCACTCTTATGCCTCAGTTACTCTGTTTCAACAACACTAATGGTGAATCTGAATATGGAATATGATAGATCTgagtgtcacctttcattagagcccAAACATATGACTGTACGTGAAAGAGTTCAAAAGTTGTAGCCTTTTTAGGCTAGGTATGTGGCCATGGTTACCAAgggtccttttggagtctccaaagggcactttcagaaaacgcctggatgtaccctTAGAAAAACATGTGTATAACATTCATTTTTTGTGTTGTTATGATCTACTTTTGAGTTTTATTGGGTCAGGCTTCAGGCTGGTGTCCAATTTTATCTTCCAGCTAATACGGCCTCTTTAGGCTATTGTTTTCataacaaaatctaggcggaaatggaaactttcagtttccttgtgttcaagcttctattactcaacaccagtaggactaacatgggtcctgacaacaggggaaaaaacttcagagtgtcagctttcaaaagagatcatttacatgcatgtactccaaatggttcaagaacagcttccaatttactttgggtatgctgtttaggcgtttttaggcacatttaacaggatg
It includes:
- the LOC134015848 gene encoding piggyBac transposable element-derived protein 4-like yields the protein MAKKTQKTKYCLTEVLEEVTGHDSDLSDNVSEENTDFSDFDSEAEDLYQEGGDITLDKKTSDEDYEPDIPAQVSKRPRTAAGQEDSSSSSSDEPQTPQRGSASRRRPRGRGRGRGRGRGSSRTKAGASTSPSGERWNDVDIPDITPPQPTFRPTNPPGPQLIRTATYTALQLFQLFWTNSVLQTILLNTNEFGLTHHSTPTHPWIDLTLQDMFTFISMVIYMGLVKCSTFTDYWRKDKLHSFPFPKQVITGKKFLRISRSLHLSSMADDATNEQRRGTAAFNRLCKINPVYQEIREACKRNYHPGQDIAIDERMVASKARIGLKQYMKNKPVRWGYKLFVLADSKSGYTWDFFVYEGKLQGNTGKGLSYESVMELIDTQLLGTGYKLFVDNFYTSPTLFRDLLQKRIWACGTIRTNRIGFPKTKENSLDSKSPRGSIRWIRNDPLLFVQWRDTRDVFLCSTLHTAHAQDTVQRRVKGADQRWILKDIPVPPVVKNYNQCMGGVDLSDALIGYYKVLHKTQRWYKTFFYHFLDIGIVNAFLLHKDIAKGKGQVPLTQKAFRETLAVELAELGPQPLPGPSSSIVTQPTASHRPVHISGDSTAGRQRCKHCGLLTPVKCSTCNVALCFVPKRDCYNNWHVAKNIL